A region from the Desulfobaccales bacterium genome encodes:
- a CDS encoding glycosyltransferase family 9 protein, with the protein MAITKILIWHQGALGDLLLAGPALAAVSRHYPGARITALGYPERWSLLAKSLPLDEVWNSSEAMWAPLFGNGALPPGIRERLARFQLALIFSPRPQTTLQDRIHRAGIPLVHWLPSFPETGTDAVAALQARHLAALGLQYVPAPFQLVAGDSPVDEPIELPGPGPWLALAPGSGQARKNWPLSHYYEVSRTLAWQFSLKVVWLTGPAEEAALPYLEALAQAQCHILLANRPLARVARVLSRCRLYLGNDSGLTHLAAAVAGPDVLALFGPTDPRVWAPLGPQVHVLSASCPQAPCAEGRTIPCPEPYCLEALLPETVLAAAAPLLSAQAR; encoded by the coding sequence TTGGCAATAACTAAAATTCTCATCTGGCACCAGGGGGCCTTGGGGGATCTGCTGCTGGCCGGTCCGGCCCTGGCAGCCGTCAGCCGCCATTATCCCGGGGCTCGGATCACCGCTCTGGGCTATCCGGAGCGCTGGAGCTTGCTGGCCAAGAGCCTGCCTCTGGATGAGGTGTGGAACAGCAGCGAGGCCATGTGGGCCCCCTTGTTCGGTAATGGGGCTTTGCCCCCCGGGATTCGGGAGCGCCTGGCCCGGTTCCAGTTGGCTCTGATCTTCAGTCCCAGACCCCAAACCACCCTTCAGGACCGGATACACCGGGCCGGAATTCCATTGGTCCACTGGCTTCCCTCCTTTCCGGAAACCGGCACGGACGCGGTGGCGGCCCTCCAGGCCCGCCATCTCGCCGCGTTAGGGCTTCAGTATGTGCCCGCGCCGTTTCAACTGGTGGCAGGTGACAGTCCGGTGGATGAACCGATCGAGCTTCCCGGCCCCGGTCCCTGGCTGGCGCTGGCCCCGGGGAGTGGTCAGGCTCGCAAGAACTGGCCTCTGTCCCACTACTATGAAGTCAGCCGGACCCTGGCCTGGCAGTTTTCTCTAAAAGTAGTATGGCTGACCGGTCCGGCGGAGGAAGCTGCGCTGCCGTATCTGGAAGCCCTGGCTCAAGCCCAGTGCCATATTCTCCTGGCGAACCGCCCCCTGGCCCGGGTAGCCCGGGTTTTATCCCGCTGCCGGCTATATCTGGGCAACGATAGCGGCCTGACCCACCTGGCCGCAGCGGTGGCAGGCCCTGATGTTCTTGCCCTCTTCGGCCCCACCGATCCCCGGGTCTGGGCGCCGCTGGGGCCGCAGGTCCATGTTCTATCCGCGTCTTGTCCCCAGGCCCCGTGCGCCGAGGGCCGCACCATTCCCTGTCCGGAACCCTACTGTCTGGAAGCGCTCTTGCCGGAAACGGTCCTGGCCGCGGCGGCGCCCCTCTTATCGGCCCAAGCCCGATAG
- a CDS encoding glycosyltransferase family 87 protein: MSWHEGERATVIGGLVLAGVFLALYILLVSSLWDFSTLRTSTGLPLAADFSNFWAASKLALAGKPALAYNINDLHELELQLLGSAHRHLSGFYYPPVFLLMALPLGLLPYLLSFSIWIGVTLLLYMIVLSKISPHKIFLPLILLFPGIYENFIYGQNAFLSGFFLGSGLLLLNSSPLLAGCLIGFLCYKPQFIMLVLFALLVGRFWKTLIAALATSLMLMFASYIVFGHEVWHTYFTVMSLPMKLLEIGWAPWSIMPTFFAATLSAGFDAKAAYLVQGMVMLVVIGGVAWVWMSKTNLALRGSVLTLSLLMFTPYAFIHELALMALPLGWLWEDGRVRGRLPGELILLLCGWLMPFTVSLMWDSVNILNGKLQIGPPVLMALFLFALIKAKMRTLTPRKISPEASQA, translated from the coding sequence TTGAGCTGGCATGAGGGCGAGCGGGCTACGGTGATAGGAGGCCTTGTCCTGGCTGGGGTCTTTTTAGCACTTTATATTCTCTTAGTCTCCTCCTTGTGGGATTTTTCCACACTCAGAACCTCCACTGGACTACCGTTAGCTGCGGATTTTTCCAATTTCTGGGCGGCTTCCAAGCTTGCCCTGGCGGGAAAACCGGCCCTCGCCTATAATATTAATGATCTGCATGAGTTAGAACTACAACTCTTGGGGTCAGCGCATCGCCATTTGAGCGGATTTTATTATCCCCCTGTTTTCCTCCTGATGGCTCTTCCTTTAGGTCTTTTGCCTTACCTTCTATCGTTCTCAATATGGATTGGCGTTACGTTACTCTTATATATGATCGTATTATCCAAGATCAGTCCACATAAAATTTTTTTACCTTTAATTTTGTTGTTCCCAGGAATATACGAGAATTTTATATATGGACAAAACGCCTTTCTGTCAGGTTTTTTCTTAGGTAGCGGACTATTACTTTTGAATAGTTCACCATTATTGGCAGGATGTTTAATCGGTTTCCTGTGTTATAAACCACAATTTATCATGCTTGTTCTCTTTGCCTTACTGGTGGGTCGTTTTTGGAAGACATTAATAGCCGCGCTTGCGACGTCTTTAATGCTAATGTTCGCTAGCTACATAGTATTCGGCCATGAAGTATGGCATACATATTTCACGGTAATGTCTTTACCGATGAAGCTGCTGGAAATAGGTTGGGCGCCCTGGAGCATCATGCCGACCTTTTTTGCCGCGACTCTGTCTGCAGGGTTCGATGCTAAGGCCGCTTATCTGGTTCAGGGCATGGTGATGCTGGTGGTAATCGGCGGGGTAGCCTGGGTGTGGATGAGCAAGACCAACCTGGCCCTACGGGGGTCGGTTTTGACCCTGAGCCTCCTTATGTTCACTCCGTATGCCTTTATTCACGAACTCGCCTTAATGGCGCTCCCCCTTGGCTGGCTCTGGGAAGATGGCCGGGTGAGAGGAAGGCTGCCGGGGGAACTCATTCTTTTATTGTGCGGCTGGCTGATGCCTTTCACCGTGTCTTTGATGTGGGATAGCGTTAATATATTGAACGGGAAATTACAGATTGGCCCTCCGGTTTTAATGGCGCTCTTTCTTTTCGCCCTGATCAAAGC
- a CDS encoding DUF1622 domain-containing protein encodes MMVGAGRGFEGFDQSIKWVAVGIESIAIGIIVVGAITTTLIFIWRIIQEGSLEACYRRFRSDFGKAVLLGLEFLIASDIVGTVAIGPTFQDLGILALLVVIRTFLSFSLELEITGRWPWQKSLTDNGSK; translated from the coding sequence ATGATGGTGGGCGCGGGCAGGGGTTTTGAAGGCTTCGATCAATCCATAAAATGGGTCGCGGTGGGCATCGAATCCATTGCCATCGGCATTATCGTGGTGGGCGCTATCACCACCACCCTCATCTTTATCTGGCGAATTATCCAAGAGGGCAGCCTCGAGGCTTGTTACCGGAGATTTCGCAGCGATTTCGGCAAAGCCGTTTTGCTGGGTTTGGAATTTCTCATTGCTTCCGATATCGTCGGCACGGTGGCGATCGGCCCGACTTTTCAAGACCTGGGGATTTTGGCCCTCTTGGTGGTCATCCGCACCTTTCTGAGTTTTTCTCTGGAACTGGAGATCACCGGTCGCTGGCCCTGGCAAAAAAGCCTCACTGATAACGGCTCAAAATGA
- a CDS encoding 4Fe-4S dicluster domain-containing protein, protein MAKRQIIRIDQDKCDGCGMCVPSCAEGAIQIVDGKAQLLEDRFCDGLGACLGECPQGALIIETRDADEFEGPAPGAPHPDAPAPAPEPAGEVFACPGSRMQQFKREAREKVPGAETSALSHWPIKLRLVTPKAPFLKGASLLVAADCAPFATADFHSRYLEGKAMVCGCPKFDDVPEHVAKLTAILKENDIREISIVNMEVPCCFGLVQIVRQALEASGKNLPVTICTLGTTGQVLQQQKIKGK, encoded by the coding sequence ATGGCAAAAAGACAAATCATCCGGATAGATCAAGACAAGTGTGATGGCTGCGGCATGTGCGTGCCATCGTGCGCCGAAGGGGCCATTCAAATCGTGGACGGCAAGGCGCAGTTGCTGGAGGATCGGTTCTGTGACGGTTTGGGAGCCTGCCTGGGGGAGTGTCCCCAGGGAGCCCTGATCATCGAGACCCGGGATGCCGACGAGTTTGAGGGTCCGGCGCCTGGGGCCCCGCATCCGGACGCTCCGGCTCCGGCCCCGGAACCGGCGGGAGAGGTCTTCGCCTGTCCGGGCAGCCGTATGCAGCAATTTAAGCGGGAAGCTCGCGAGAAAGTCCCCGGCGCCGAAACCTCGGCGTTATCTCATTGGCCCATCAAGCTGCGTCTGGTGACGCCCAAGGCCCCCTTCCTCAAAGGGGCCAGCCTTTTGGTGGCGGCCGACTGCGCTCCCTTTGCCACCGCAGATTTCCATTCCCGCTATCTGGAGGGCAAGGCCATGGTCTGCGGCTGCCCCAAATTCGACGATGTCCCGGAGCACGTGGCCAAGCTCACCGCCATCCTGAAAGAAAACGACATCCGGGAGATTTCCATTGTCAATATGGAGGTGCCGTGCTGCTTCGGACTGGTTCAAATCGTCCGCCAGGCCCTGGAGGCCTCGGGCAAAAACCTGCCGGTGACCATCTGCACCCTGGGCACCACCGGCCAGGTCCTCCAACAGCAGAAGATCAAGGGAAAATGA